ATGTTCGTCACCGCGCGCTCCATCACGCGACGCAGCTCCGGGTCGAGTGCGTCGAGCGCGGCGCGCCAGAGGGCACGCGGCACCTCGAGTGCGTCCAGCGTCACGCCATCGAATCGCGCGGCCTGGTCGCGTAGCGCGGCATCCCCGGTGAGGCGGACCTCCTCGATCGTCCGCGCGACCGACGCGCGGACCGCGGGATCGCTCGCCGTGGCACGGTCGAACAGCGCGCGTCGCGACGTCTCGTCGATCGCGGCGAGAGGGCCATCGAAGGCGAATCGGAGCGCACTCATGCGAGGAGCCGCTCGATTCGCGTCACGAGGATGCCCTCGCCGCCGACCGTCTTGAGCGCGTTGAGCGTGCGATAGATGCCCTCGGCCGGACAGACGGCGTGCACCGCCACCTTCGAGCCGCCGTTCATGACGTCGATCACCGTCGGCCCGGAGATGCCGGGGAGGATGCGGCGGACCTCGTCGAGCCGATCGCGTGGCACGTTCGCCATCACGTAACGCTGCCCTCGCGCGGCGAGCACCGAGCGGAGCGCCGCCACGAGTTCCTCGAGCGTCCGCCGCCGTTCGCCGCCAGGCGCGTGACCGCTCGCGGTGCCCGCGATGATCAGATGGGCGGTCGAGTCGAGTACCGTGGCCACCTCACGAAGGCCGTTCACGCGCAGCGTCGACCCGGTGGAGGTGAGATCGAGGATCACGTCGGCGATCCCGAGGTGCGGCGCGACCTCGACCGCGCCGGAGACCGGCACGATCTCGA
This window of the Gemmatimonadota bacterium genome carries:
- a CDS encoding ATP phosphoribosyltransferase; protein product: MLRLAIPNKGRLNEDTRSLLADAGLEVRASSERALVASLGGEFEAIFVRAQDIPELVADGSADAGITGWDLVQESSRSLESLLDLGFGRCRLVVAATEESGMRTIDDIPSGARVATVFPRITARWFAARDRVIEIVPVSGAVEVAPHLGIADVILDLTSTGSTLRVNGLREVATVLDSTAHLIIAGTASGHAPGGERRRTLEELVAALRSVLAARGQRYVMANVPRDRLDEVRRILPGISGPTVIDVMNGGSKVAVHAVCPAEGIYRTLNALKTVGGEGILVTRIERLLA